Within Raineyella sp. W15-4, the genomic segment ATTGCGCACATGAAACCTCTCTACACCACCACCGCAGTGAGCACCGGCGACGGCCGCAACGGGCATGTCGCCTCCCCCGACGGCTTCGTGAACGCCGAGGTCCGCATCCCGCAGGAGATGGGCGGCACCGGCGGGGCGACCAACCCCGAGCAGCTCTTCGCCGCCGGGTACGCCGCCTGCTTCCACTCCGCGCTCAAGGCGGTCGGCCGCCAGACCCGGGCCGACCTCAGCGAGTCCGAAGTGGTCGCCGATGTGAGCATCGGCGAGAACGGGACCGGGGGCTTCCAGCTCGCGGTCGCCCTGGAGGTCACGATCCCCCGCCTGGAGCGGAGCACTGCGCAGGACCTGGTGGCGCAGGCCCACCAGGTCTGCCCCTATTCCAACGCCACCCGCGGCAACATCGACGTCACCCTCAGCGTCGCCTGAGATCCGGCGGCATGCGGGCCGCCCCCGCATGCCGCCGATCCGGCCGCCATGCTCCAATAGGAGCATGGCAACGCAGCCCGGGTGCAGGGGCGTGCTCATCTTCGTCGTCACGACCCTCCTGGTCAGCTGGGGCTGGTGGGGGATGCTGATCTACTGGGGCGCCACAGTGACGGTCGGCGCCTGGCCGACCCACTTCCCCGGGCTGCTCGGTCCGGCGATCGGCGCGTTGGTGGCGGCCGGGGCCACCGGACGCCCCACCTTCCGCCGACTCGTCGGACGCCTGGCCAGATGGCGGATCGGCGGGCTCGGTTGGCTGCTCGCGCTTGTCCCACTACTTGTGGCACTGCTGACGGTGCCGGTCGCGCGGCTGCTGACCGGCGCCTGGCCCGCCCTGGACGATCTCGGCCGGGTCAGCGGCCTCCCACCGGTCACCGGCGGGTGGGTGCCGGTGCTGGTCGCGGTGGTCTTCGTCGTCGACGGGATCGGCGAGGAGCTGGGGTGGCGTGGCTGGCTGCAACCGGCACTGGCAGCACGATGGGGGACACCACGAGCGACCATCGTCACCTGGCTGGCGTGGACGCTGTGGCATGCGCCGCTGTTCGTCGTGGTCGCCACCTTCCGGGGGCTGATCGGGATCACCCTGCTCGGGTGGCTGATGGGCCTGGCCTGCGCCTCGGTCGTCGCCGCCTGGCTGATGCGGCGCACCGACAGCGTGCCCGCGCTCGCGGCCTGGCACACCGCCTACACCATGGCAGCCGGGACCGCCGCCGCCGGCGGCCTCTTCGCGGCGACCTCGACGGCGGCGATCATCGTGTGGGC encodes:
- a CDS encoding CPBP family intramembrane glutamic endopeptidase — its product is MATQPGCRGVLIFVVTTLLVSWGWWGMLIYWGATVTVGAWPTHFPGLLGPAIGALVAAGATGRPTFRRLVGRLARWRIGGLGWLLALVPLLVALLTVPVARLLTGAWPALDDLGRVSGLPPVTGGWVPVLVAVVFVVDGIGEELGWRGWLQPALAARWGTPRATIVTWLAWTLWHAPLFVVVATFRGLIGITLLGWLMGLACASVVAAWLMRRTDSVPALAAWHTAYTMAAGTAAAGGLFAATSTAAIIVWAVLILGAWAIRKSRGSGPTVR
- a CDS encoding organic hydroperoxide resistance protein codes for the protein MAHMKPLYTTTAVSTGDGRNGHVASPDGFVNAEVRIPQEMGGTGGATNPEQLFAAGYAACFHSALKAVGRQTRADLSESEVVADVSIGENGTGGFQLAVALEVTIPRLERSTAQDLVAQAHQVCPYSNATRGNIDVTLSVA